In Longimicrobium sp., one genomic interval encodes:
- a CDS encoding GTP-binding protein gives MAKAKFERNKPHVNVGTIGHVDHGKTTLTAAITRIQAAKGLADFISFDNIDKAPEERARGITISTAHVEYQTEARHYAHVDCPGHADYVKNMITGAAQMDGAILVVSAADGPMPQTREHILLARQVNVPYIVVFLNKVDMVDDPELLELVELEVCELLSEYDFPGDDIPIIAGSGLKALESGDPNSEWGQKITALMDAVDS, from the coding sequence ATGGCCAAGGCTAAGTTCGAGCGCAACAAGCCGCACGTGAACGTGGGCACCATCGGGCACGTGGACCACGGCAAGACCACGCTGACGGCCGCGATCACGCGGATCCAGGCGGCCAAGGGGCTCGCCGACTTCATCAGCTTCGACAACATCGACAAGGCTCCCGAGGAGCGCGCGCGCGGCATCACGATCAGCACCGCGCACGTGGAGTACCAGACCGAGGCGCGCCACTACGCGCACGTCGACTGCCCCGGCCACGCCGACTACGTGAAGAACATGATCACGGGCGCGGCGCAGATGGACGGAGCGATCCTGGTGGTGTCGGCGGCCGACGGCCCCATGCCCCAGACGCGCGAGCACATCCTGCTGGCGCGCCAGGTGAACGTGCCGTACATCGTGGTCTTCCTGAACAAGGTCGACATGGTGGACGACCCGGAGCTCCTGGAACTGGTGGAGCTGGAAGTCTGCGAGCTGCTCAGCGAGTACGACTTCCCGGGCGACGACATTCCCATCATCGCGGGCTCGGGGCTCAAGGCGCTGGAGTCGGGCGACCCGAACAGCGAGTGGGGCCAGAAGATCACCGCCCTGATGGACGCGGTCGACAGCT
- a CDS encoding ABC transporter permease, producing MSAMDRLRRWPLWPMLWKEFVQMRRDRFTLALMLAMPAMQLVLFGFAIRTDVRNLPTVVLDESRTSESRALVAVMQNTGNFRVTGPVATRTEMKRELDAGRARAGIVVPPGFARDLRRGHGAQAQVVVDAADPMASSAAISGAALAGTVQARKVAGGVPALEVRVRPWYNPGLRSEVYIVPGLIGVLLSMTMILVTSLAVTRERERGTLEQLIVTPIDRTSLMLGKILPFIGVGYVQMTVVLLLGRFVFGVPVRGSVPTLYALTLLFVFASLGLGLFVSTVARTQAQAMQLSFMLLLPNILLSGFMFPREAMPPVLRGASAALPLTYYLRILRGVLLKGTGMEHLWRDGAVLALMAVLILGLTVGRFSKTIE from the coding sequence ATGAGCGCCATGGACCGGCTTCGCCGCTGGCCGCTCTGGCCCATGCTGTGGAAGGAATTCGTGCAGATGCGGCGCGACCGCTTTACGCTGGCGCTGATGCTGGCCATGCCCGCGATGCAACTGGTGCTGTTCGGCTTCGCCATCCGCACCGACGTCCGCAACCTGCCCACGGTGGTGCTCGACGAATCGCGCACGTCGGAGAGCCGCGCGCTAGTGGCGGTGATGCAGAACACCGGCAACTTCCGGGTGACGGGCCCCGTCGCCACGCGGACCGAAATGAAGCGCGAACTCGACGCGGGGCGGGCGCGCGCCGGCATCGTCGTTCCGCCGGGCTTCGCGCGCGACCTCCGGCGCGGCCACGGCGCACAGGCGCAGGTGGTCGTCGACGCGGCGGACCCCATGGCCTCGTCCGCAGCCATCTCGGGCGCGGCGCTCGCCGGCACCGTGCAGGCGCGCAAGGTGGCGGGTGGGGTGCCCGCGCTGGAGGTGCGCGTCCGCCCGTGGTACAACCCGGGGCTGCGCAGCGAGGTGTACATCGTCCCCGGGCTGATCGGCGTGCTGCTTTCCATGACGATGATCCTGGTCACCAGCCTGGCCGTCACGCGGGAGCGCGAGCGGGGGACGCTGGAGCAGCTGATCGTTACCCCTATCGACAGGACCAGCCTGATGCTGGGAAAGATCCTTCCCTTCATCGGCGTGGGCTACGTGCAGATGACGGTGGTGCTGCTGCTGGGCCGCTTCGTCTTCGGCGTGCCGGTGCGCGGAAGTGTGCCGACGCTGTACGCGCTGACGCTGCTGTTCGTCTTCGCCAGCCTGGGGCTGGGGCTCTTCGTTTCCACCGTGGCGCGCACGCAGGCGCAGGCGATGCAGCTGAGCTTCATGCTCCTGCTCCCCAACATCCTGCTCAGCGGCTTCATGTTTCCGCGCGAGGCCATGCCCCCCGTGCTGCGGGGGGCCAGCGCCGCCCTTCCGCTCACCTACTACCTGCGCATCCTGCGGGGCGTGCTGCTGAAGGGAACGGGGATGGAGCACCTGTGGCGCGACGGGGCCGTGCTCGCCCTGATGGCCGTGCTCATCCTGGGCCTCACCGTGGGCCGCTTCTCCAAGACCATCGAGTGA
- a CDS encoding ABC transporter ATP-binding protein, which produces MSADEAAVRAVALRKVFGKAVAVHSLDMEIARGEVFGLLGPNGSGKTTTIRMLCGLMQPTSGTAMVVGHDVAREPEQVRRSIGYMSQKFGLYDDMSVAENLRFYASVYGLAGRERERRTAQLLSELELEPRARQLTGTLSGGWKQRVALACATAHRPRMLFLDEPTAGVDPAARRRFWQLIHQLAAAGTTILVTTHYMDEAEQCHRIAFLSRSHLIALGTPPEITAQFGQPSIEDVFIELQRRDEGVVV; this is translated from the coding sequence ATGAGCGCGGACGAAGCCGCGGTCCGCGCCGTCGCCCTGCGCAAGGTGTTCGGAAAGGCGGTGGCGGTCCACTCGCTGGACATGGAGATCGCCCGGGGCGAGGTGTTCGGCCTGCTGGGGCCCAACGGCTCGGGAAAGACGACCACCATCCGCATGCTCTGCGGGCTGATGCAGCCCACGTCGGGAACCGCGATGGTCGTAGGCCACGACGTGGCGCGCGAGCCGGAACAGGTGCGCCGCTCCATCGGCTACATGTCCCAGAAATTCGGCCTTTATGACGACATGAGCGTGGCCGAAAACCTCCGTTTCTACGCCTCCGTCTACGGGCTGGCGGGGCGCGAGCGCGAGCGCAGGACGGCGCAGCTGCTGTCGGAGCTGGAGCTGGAGCCCCGCGCCCGCCAGCTGACGGGCACCCTGAGCGGCGGATGGAAGCAGCGCGTGGCCCTGGCCTGCGCCACCGCCCATCGCCCGCGCATGCTGTTCCTAGACGAGCCCACGGCCGGGGTGGATCCCGCCGCGCGGCGCCGGTTCTGGCAGCTCATCCACCAGCTTGCCGCGGCGGGGACCACCATCCTGGTCACCACCCACTACATGGACGAGGCGGAGCAGTGCCACCGCATCGCCTTCCTTTCGCGCAGCCACCTGATCGCCCTGGGTACGCCCCCGGAGATCACGGCGCAGTTCGGCCAGCCCAGCATCGAGGACGTGTTCATCGAGCTGCAGCGCCGCGACGAGGGGGTGGTGGTATGA